A window of Primulina tabacum isolate GXHZ01 chromosome 4, ASM2559414v2, whole genome shotgun sequence contains these coding sequences:
- the LOC142541681 gene encoding mogroside IIIx synthase-like, protein MEEKNERKLSILVFPWIAHGHVFPYLELSKNLSNKNFNIYFCSTAINLDSIKNSLHEGSSIQLVELRLPSFPDLPPHFHTTKNVPPELMPRLFKAFQMSKSSFTDIIGNLKPDLMIYDVFQPWAAKIALSMNIPAVHFATTGAAAYSFGYHMFTAKDSTFPYPAMYFKDYERKALQAEIGRIKINEDEKDGSFGHFKLSDDIVLMKTCRGIEGKYVDYLSVLCKKNVIPVGPLVTKSNNEEHGSEIVEWLSKKPHFSTVFISFGSENYLSKDQMEEIAKGLELCDVNFIWVVRSPVGKTINIHEVMPMGFHDRVKERGLIVQGWAPQAKILAHKSVGAFVSHCGTSSIIESFYFGVPVIAVPLKLDQPLNARLVVETGSGVEVARDEDGNLRRDEFANAINKVILETGGKKLRLKAMKLSERMKNEEEGAVNEAAEQLLKLCMKWKQRS, encoded by the coding sequence ATGGAGGAGAAGAATGAGAGGAAACTCAGTATCCTCGTGTTTCCATGGATTGCACATGGCCATGTATTCCCCTATCTTGAACTATCCAAGAATCTGTCGAACAAGAacttcaacatatacttctgtTCTACAGCCATCAACCTGGATTCGATCAAGAATTCACTTCATGAAGGATCTTCAATTCAACTAGTTGAACTCAGATTACCATCATTCCCTGATCTGCCTCCGCACTTCCACACTACCAAAAACGTCCCCCCAGAACTCATGCCTAGGCTTTTTAAGGCTTTTCAAATGTCTAAATCCAGCTTCACTGATATCATCGGCAATCTGAAGCCGGATTTGATGATATACGATGTTTTTCAACCGTGGGCTGCAAAAATTGCCTTGTCGATGAACATTCCTGCAGTCCATTTCGCCACCACTGGGGCTGCAGCATATTCATTTGGTTATCATATGTTCACAGCTAAAGATTCAACCTTCCCATATCCAGCAATGTACTTTAAGGACTACGAAAGGAAGGCATTGCAAGCTGAGATTGGACGGATTAAAATAAATGAGGATGAGAAAGATGGATCATTTGGCCACTTCAAACTATCTGATGACATTGTTTTGATGAAGACATGCAGGGGAATCGAAGGGAAGTATGTGGATTATTTGTCTGTTTTGTGCAAGAAAAACGTAATACCAGTTGGTCCACTTGTCACAAAATCTAACAATGAAGAACATGGTTCGGAGATTGTGGAATGGCTAAGTAAGAAACCTCATTTTTCAACCGTGTTCATTTCTTTTGGCAGTGAAAACTACTTGTCTAAGGATCAAATGGAGGAGATAGCAAAAGGGTTGGAGCTTTGTGATGTAAACTTTATATGGGTCGTAAGATCTCCTGTCGGAAAGACGATTAACATTCACGAGGTAATGCCGATGGGGTTTCATGACAGAGTAAAAGAAAGGGGTCTTATTGTGCAGGGATGGGCGCCACAAGCTAAAATCTTGGCACACAAAAGTGTAGGTGCTTTTGTGAGTCACTGTGGGACGAGTTCTATAATCGAAAGCTTTTATTTTGGCGTACCAGTTATAGCGGTGCCATTGAAACTCGACCAGCCTTTGAACGCTAGACTTGTGGTAGAAACTGGATCTGGTGTTGAGGTTGCAAGAGATGAAGATGGAAATTTAAGGAGAGACGAGTTCGCGAATGCTATAAATAAGGTTATTCTGGAGACGGGTGGCAAAAAGTTGAGGCTTAAAGCTATGAAATTGAGTGAGAGGATGAAAAATGAAGAAGAAGGGGCCGTGAATGAAGCAGCAGAGCAGTTGTTGAAGCTTTGCATGAAGTGGAAGCAACGGAGCTGA